The following coding sequences are from one Oncorhynchus kisutch isolate 150728-3 unplaced genomic scaffold, Okis_V2 scaffold3955, whole genome shotgun sequence window:
- the LOC116372474 gene encoding histone H2A: MSGRGKTGGKARAKAKTRSSRAGLQFPVGRVHRLLRKGNYAERVGAGAPVYLAAVLEYLTAEILELAGNAARDNKKTRIIPRHLQLAVRNDEELNKLLGGVTIAQGGVLPNIQAVLLPKKTEKAVKAK, translated from the coding sequence atgagcggaagaggcaaaaccggaggcaaggccagggcgaaggcaaagacacgttcatcccgtgccgggctccagttccccgtgggccgtgtgcacaggctgctgcgcaaaggcaactacgccgagcgtgtgggcgctggcgcaccagtctacctggccgcagtgctcgagtacctgactgctgagatcctggagttggccggaaacgctgcccgtgacaacaagaagactcgtatcatcccccgtcacctgcagctggcagtccgtaacgacgaggagctgaacaaactgcttggcggcgtgaccatcgctcagggtggtgttctgcccaacatccaggcagtgctgctccccaagaagactgagaaggccgtcaaagccaagtaa